One stretch of Pseudomonadota bacterium DNA includes these proteins:
- a CDS encoding long-chain fatty acid--CoA ligase, giving the protein MLDDAAQRWPDNIALDFFGKTYSYARLQEMVNRIARGMQGMGIGKGTCVGLFMPNCPQYVMCYYAALKIGATVVNFNPLYSTHEIAHQLKDAHVDIMVTVNLRVTYAKLQPFIGNSSLRKIIVCNFAEAMPMAKRALFLAAKQKDIAHPPQDSYHVTLNTLLESPAQVTPVNIIPDSHIAVLQYTGGTTGVPKGAMLTHSNLYINAMQCTQWMQGLTPGGETMLAVLPFFHVFAMTVCMNLAIGNGFRIIIHPKFDLKHVLTDIAQKKPTLMPGVSTLYATINNARTLSQYDLSSIKMCISGGGPLPVEVKLNFEKLTGCVLVEGYGLTESSPVTNCNPLQGVNKTGSIGFPLPGTLMEVLDKDDRVTVLKQGEVGEICITGPQVMLGYLNRPDETDNVLRNGRLHTGDVGYMDADGYFYIVDRLKEMIIVGGYNVYPRNVEEEIYTHPAVAECAVIGLDHPSRGQMIKAYVVLKEGATLDEAGFKAHLKPRITAYAIPHAVAFRDSLPKSAIGKILKKELVAEEKAKAGSA; this is encoded by the coding sequence TTGCTCGATGACGCGGCGCAGCGCTGGCCCGATAACATCGCCCTCGATTTTTTTGGCAAGACCTATAGCTACGCCCGCCTGCAGGAAATGGTGAACCGCATTGCGCGCGGCATGCAAGGCATGGGCATCGGCAAGGGCACCTGTGTGGGGCTGTTCATGCCCAACTGCCCGCAATATGTGATGTGCTATTACGCGGCGCTGAAAATCGGCGCGACGGTTGTCAATTTCAACCCGCTTTATTCCACCCATGAAATTGCGCACCAGCTGAAGGATGCGCATGTCGACATCATGGTGACGGTGAACCTGCGGGTGACCTATGCGAAGCTGCAACCGTTCATCGGCAATAGCTCGCTGCGCAAAATCATCGTCTGCAATTTTGCCGAGGCGATGCCGATGGCCAAGCGTGCGCTGTTCCTTGCCGCGAAGCAAAAAGACATCGCCCACCCGCCGCAGGATAGTTACCATGTCACGCTCAACACGTTGCTGGAATCACCCGCGCAAGTGACGCCGGTGAACATCATCCCCGATAGCCATATCGCGGTGCTGCAATATACCGGCGGGACAACGGGTGTGCCCAAGGGTGCGATGTTGACGCATAGCAATCTCTATATCAACGCGATGCAGTGCACGCAGTGGATGCAGGGCCTCACCCCCGGCGGCGAGACGATGCTGGCGGTGCTGCCGTTCTTCCATGTGTTCGCGATGACGGTGTGCATGAACCTCGCCATCGGCAACGGGTTTCGGATTATCATCCATCCGAAGTTCGATTTGAAACATGTGCTCACCGATATTGCACAGAAAAAACCGACGCTGATGCCGGGCGTATCGACGCTGTATGCGACCATCAATAACGCGCGCACCTTGTCGCAATATGATCTGTCGAGCATCAAGATGTGCATCTCCGGCGGCGGGCCGTTGCCGGTGGAGGTGAAGCTCAATTTCGAGAAGCTGACGGGCTGTGTGCTGGTCGAGGGCTATGGCCTGACCGAGAGCTCGCCGGTGACGAACTGCAATCCCCTGCAAGGGGTCAATAAAACCGGCTCCATCGGTTTCCCGTTACCCGGCACGTTGATGGAAGTGCTCGATAAAGACGACCGGGTAACGGTGCTCAAACAAGGCGAGGTGGGTGAGATATGCATCACCGGCCCGCAGGTGATGCTGGGCTATCTGAACCGGCCGGATGAAACCGACAATGTGTTGCGCAACGGGCGGCTGCATACCGGGGATGTGGGTTACATGGATGCGGACGGGTATTTCTATATTGTGGACCGCCTGAAGGAGATGATTATCGTCGGCGGTTACAATGTCTATCCGCGCAATGTTGAGGAGGAGATCTACACCCACCCGGCGGTGGCGGAATGCGCGGTGATCGGCCTCGACCATCCGTCGCGCGGGCAGATGATTAAGGCGTATGTGGTGCTGAAAGAGGGCGCGACACTGGATGAGGCGGGGTTCAAAGCCCATCTCAAGCCGCGCATCACGGCCTATGCGATTCCGCATGCGGTGGCGTTCCGCGACAGCCTGCCCAAGAGCGCGATTGGCAAGATCCTCAAAAAGGAACTGGTCGCCGAGGAAAAAGCGAAAGCGGGCAGCGCCTAG
- a CDS encoding OmpA family protein, which translates to MKLIKTSTILAAASTLLIAASAGAAFVTKDYVATKNGSPVVSSFGDCVLTKWDAKSGDCTALTTEMRTVYFNFNGSALTPAAKAKLVTLSKSLKSKKVAAVNIVGYADEIGTPSYNLRLSQKRANAVAAFLKGKGIVVKGKSEVRGLGETASKSECGDAKGKALHACLWRDRRVEVEIVN; encoded by the coding sequence ATGAAACTTATTAAAACATCGACGATTCTGGCAGCCGCAAGCACGCTGCTCATCGCAGCATCGGCAGGTGCAGCATTTGTCACGAAAGATTACGTCGCGACCAAAAACGGCAGCCCAGTTGTTAGCAGCTTTGGCGATTGCGTTCTCACCAAATGGGATGCGAAATCGGGCGATTGCACCGCGCTGACCACCGAAATGCGTACGGTTTACTTCAACTTCAACGGCTCCGCGCTGACCCCGGCTGCTAAAGCCAAGCTGGTCACCCTCAGCAAATCGCTGAAGTCGAAAAAAGTAGCTGCTGTAAACATCGTTGGTTACGCTGACGAAATCGGCACCCCAAGCTACAACCTGCGCCTCAGCCAAAAACGTGCGAACGCTGTTGCTGCCTTCCTTAAAGGCAAAGGCATCGTCGTTAAAGGCAAGTCGGAAGTTCGCGGCCTTGGTGAAACCGCTTCCAAATCGGAATGTGGCGACGCGAAAGGTAAGGCACTGCATGCCTGCCTGTGGCGCGACCGCCGCGTTGAAGTTGAAATCGTTAACTAA
- a CDS encoding YggT family protein: protein MLNPFIELISNIIFFINLALMAWVVLSLLIHFDIVNRYSPIVVRVNDVLSRLLEPLLRPIRRFCRKVLPDLGGVDLSPIILILALHFVNTAMFSWFYSI, encoded by the coding sequence ATGCTCAACCCCTTCATCGAACTCATAAGCAACATTATTTTCTTTATTAATCTTGCGCTTATGGCCTGGGTGGTGCTTTCCCTGCTCATCCATTTCGACATTGTGAACCGCTACAGCCCAATCGTCGTGCGCGTCAACGATGTGCTGAGCCGCCTGCTGGAGCCATTGCTGCGCCCCATCCGCCGCTTCTGCCGCAAGGTGCTGCCGGATCTGGGCGGGGTGGATCTCTCGCCCATCATCCTGATACTGGCACTGCATTTCGTCAATACCGCCATGTTCAGCTGGTTTTACAGCATCTAG
- a CDS encoding citrate synthase yields MAKAAVKSKTKAKPAKKPAKKKVAKKVAKKVAKKTRTPNTPQRPVKLQAARKEQATRFKRTGSAQLTVNGAAPVEFPIYKAVEGASVIDISKLYASTGHFTFDPGFLSTASCDSEITYIDGDKGILRYRGYDIADLAAKSTFLESAYLLNYGDLPNLQQKTWFEHEINHHTMVHEQLHFLYRGFPRRAHPMAIMVGAVASLSAFYHDSLDIHNPDERELAMLRIIAKMPTMAAMCYKYSVGQPFVYPNNELGFCENFLHMMFATPCEQYKVNPVIADAMEKIFILHADHEQNASTSTVRLAGSSGANPFACIGAGIASLWGPAHGGANEAVIQQLTEIGDVKNIPHFIKRAKDKNDSFRLMGFGHRVYKNYDPRATVLRKACHDVLVELGQQDEPLLKIAMELEKIALNDEYFIERKLYPNVDFYSGIIYRALGIPTALFTVLFAVARSAGWVAQWKEMIEDPAMKIGRPRQLFIGSAPRKFVMPNKRK; encoded by the coding sequence ATGGCCAAAGCCGCTGTTAAATCGAAAACCAAAGCGAAGCCCGCCAAAAAACCGGCAAAAAAGAAAGTCGCCAAAAAGGTCGCTAAAAAAGTAGCGAAAAAAACCCGCACCCCCAACACCCCGCAGCGCCCCGTGAAGCTGCAAGCCGCCCGCAAGGAGCAGGCCACCCGCTTTAAGCGCACCGGCTCCGCGCAGCTGACCGTCAACGGCGCCGCACCCGTCGAGTTCCCGATCTATAAGGCTGTCGAAGGCGCCAGCGTCATCGACATCAGCAAGCTCTACGCATCGACCGGGCATTTCACCTTCGATCCGGGCTTCCTGTCGACCGCGTCGTGCGATTCGGAAATCACCTATATCGATGGCGACAAGGGCATCCTGCGCTATCGCGGTTACGACATCGCGGATCTCGCCGCCAAATCGACCTTCCTTGAATCGGCCTATTTGCTCAATTACGGCGACCTGCCGAACCTGCAGCAAAAAACCTGGTTCGAGCATGAAATCAACCACCACACGATGGTGCATGAGCAGCTGCATTTCCTTTATCGCGGCTTCCCGCGCCGTGCGCACCCGATGGCCATCATGGTCGGCGCGGTCGCGTCCCTCTCGGCATTTTACCATGACTCGCTCGACATCCATAATCCGGATGAGCGCGAACTCGCCATGCTGCGCATCATCGCCAAAATGCCAACCATGGCGGCGATGTGCTATAAATATTCCGTCGGCCAGCCGTTTGTGTACCCTAACAACGAGCTCGGTTTCTGCGAGAATTTCCTGCATATGATGTTCGCGACCCCGTGCGAACAATATAAGGTCAACCCCGTGATCGCCGATGCGATGGAAAAGATTTTCATCCTCCACGCCGATCACGAGCAGAACGCCTCGACCTCGACCGTGCGCCTTGCCGGTTCGTCGGGCGCCAACCCATTCGCCTGCATCGGCGCGGGCATTGCCTCGCTCTGGGGCCCCGCTCACGGCGGCGCGAACGAAGCGGTTATCCAGCAGCTCACCGAAATCGGCGATGTGAAGAACATCCCGCATTTCATCAAACGCGCCAAGGATAAGAACGACTCCTTCCGCCTGATGGGCTTTGGCCACCGCGTGTACAAGAACTACGATCCGCGCGCGACCGTGCTACGCAAAGCCTGCCACGACGTGCTGGTAGAGCTGGGCCAACAGGACGAGCCGCTGCTCAAAATCGCCATGGAACTCGAGAAAATCGCGCTCAACGACGAGTATTTCATCGAGCGCAAACTCTACCCGAACGTCGATTTCTATTCGGGTATCATCTACCGCGCGCTGGGCATTCCAACGGCGCTGTTCACCGTGCTGTTCGCCGTTGCCCGTTCGGCCGGCTGGGTCGCCCAATGGAAAGAGATGATCGAGGACCCGGCGATGAAAATCGGCCGTCCACGCCAGCTCTTCATCGGCTCCGCACCTCGCAAATTCGTGATGCCAAACAAACGCAAATAA
- the purU gene encoding formyltetrahydrofolate deformylase: MSTNYILTLSCHDTRGIVASVTGFLANHDGFIIESTQFGDPSTERFFMRVQFSSGAATPPHAALKAQFAAEVAGPFAMEWGMADAGVKTRVAILVSKQLHCLNDLLHRYRTGQLPMEIPAVISNHADARSIVEWHGIPFFHLPIEGGDKAAQEQNIRDILTRERVDIVVLARYMQILSPELSATLRGRAINIHHSFLPSFKGAKPYHQAHERGVKLIGATAHYVTDALDEGPIIDQEVTRVDHSYSPDALARMGQDIEALVLTRSLTYQLEHRVLLNGTKTVVFR, encoded by the coding sequence ATGAGCACCAACTACATCCTGACCCTTTCCTGCCACGATACGCGCGGCATTGTTGCCAGCGTCACCGGGTTTCTTGCCAACCATGATGGGTTCATTATTGAATCCACCCAGTTTGGCGATCCGTCGACCGAGCGGTTTTTCATGCGGGTGCAGTTTTCCTCCGGCGCGGCAACCCCACCGCATGCGGCGCTGAAAGCGCAGTTCGCGGCCGAGGTGGCGGGCCCCTTCGCGATGGAATGGGGCATGGCGGATGCGGGCGTGAAAACGCGCGTGGCCATCCTCGTCAGCAAGCAGCTGCACTGCCTGAACGATTTGCTGCACCGCTACCGCACCGGCCAGCTGCCGATGGAAATTCCCGCCGTCATCAGTAACCATGCGGATGCGCGCAGCATTGTGGAGTGGCACGGCATCCCGTTTTTCCATCTGCCGATCGAAGGTGGCGACAAAGCGGCGCAGGAGCAGAACATCCGCGATATACTGACGCGCGAACGGGTCGATATTGTGGTCCTCGCACGCTATATGCAGATCCTCAGCCCCGAGCTTTCCGCCACCTTGCGTGGCCGGGCGATCAATATCCATCACTCCTTCCTGCCCAGCTTCAAGGGCGCGAAACCCTACCATCAGGCGCATGAGCGCGGGGTGAAGCTGATCGGCGCAACGGCGCATTATGTGACCGATGCGCTCGATGAAGGCCCGATCATCGACCAGGAAGTGACCCGGGTCGATCATAGCTATTCGCCCGACGCCCTGGCGCGGATGGGGCAGGACATCGAAGCGCTGGTGCTCACCCGCTCGCTGACCTACCAGCTGGAGCACCGTGTGCTGCTGAATGGCACCAAAACGGTCGTCTTCCGCTAG
- a CDS encoding endonuclease domain-containing protein yields MDKPYVSVHRIERARDLRVCATEVEKRLWWRIRDRQLDRYKFRRQHPVGPFILDFACEEAKLAIELDGGQHGHPESMVLDSSRTATLEALGWRVLRFWNHEVIDTMDGVLETIRRTLTRNHEG; encoded by the coding sequence ATGGATAAACCCTACGTTTCTGTGCATCGTATCGAGCGCGCGCGTGATCTGCGTGTCTGTGCGACGGAGGTGGAAAAACGCCTCTGGTGGCGGATACGTGATCGGCAGCTGGATCGCTATAAGTTTCGCCGCCAGCATCCGGTAGGGCCATTTATTCTGGACTTCGCGTGCGAAGAGGCCAAGCTTGCCATTGAACTGGACGGTGGTCAGCATGGTCATCCAGAAAGCATGGTATTAGATTCCAGTCGGACTGCAACATTAGAGGCCCTTGGCTGGCGCGTTCTGCGCTTTTGGAATCATGAGGTCATCGACACGATGGATGGCGTGCTGGAAACTATCCGGCGCACCCTCACCCGAAATCACGAAGGGTGA
- the folD gene encoding bifunctional methylenetetrahydrofolate dehydrogenase/methenyltetrahydrofolate cyclohydrolase FolD translates to MSSQLIDGKTFAAGLRQEIAAAVAQVKAAHGLTPGLAVILVGDDAASAVYVRNKAAACAETGIASFETLLPASTSQATLLAEIARLNADPAVHGILVQLPLPADIDAQLVINAIDPTKDVDGFHVINAGRLAVGQDGLVPCTPLGCLLLLKHTLGSLAGKHAVILGRSNIVGKPMAQLLLKESCTVTICHSRTEFLVQETRRGDILVAAIGKPEFVKGHWVKPGATIIDVGINRITREDGTSKLVGDVDTKAAREFARYITPVPGGVGPMTIACLLRNTLQAACAIRGVAFPL, encoded by the coding sequence ATGAGCAGCCAGCTGATCGATGGGAAAACCTTCGCCGCCGGTTTGCGTCAGGAAATTGCCGCCGCCGTTGCCCAGGTGAAGGCCGCCCATGGCCTCACCCCGGGCCTTGCCGTCATTCTTGTCGGCGACGATGCCGCCAGCGCCGTGTATGTGCGCAATAAAGCCGCCGCCTGCGCCGAAACCGGCATTGCCTCGTTTGAAACTCTGCTGCCCGCCAGCACCTCGCAAGCCACCTTGCTTGCCGAGATCGCCCGCCTCAACGCCGACCCGGCAGTGCATGGGATCCTCGTCCAGCTTCCACTGCCCGCCGATATCGACGCCCAGCTGGTCATCAACGCCATCGACCCGACCAAGGATGTCGATGGGTTCCATGTCATCAATGCCGGTCGCCTCGCTGTTGGCCAGGACGGGCTTGTGCCCTGCACGCCGCTTGGCTGCCTCTTGCTGCTCAAACACACGCTCGGCAGCCTTGCCGGTAAGCATGCCGTTATCCTCGGGCGTAGCAACATTGTCGGCAAGCCGATGGCGCAGCTGCTGCTCAAGGAATCCTGCACCGTCACCATCTGCCATTCGCGCACCGAATTCCTGGTGCAGGAAACCCGCCGGGGCGACATCCTCGTCGCCGCCATCGGCAAGCCGGAATTCGTGAAAGGCCACTGGGTCAAACCCGGCGCCACGATCATCGATGTCGGCATCAACCGCATCACCCGCGAGGATGGCACCAGCAAACTGGTCGGCGATGTCGATACCAAAGCCGCCCGCGAATTCGCCCGCTACATCACCCCCGTCCCCGGCGGCGTCGGCCCCATGACCATCGCCTGCCTGCTGCGCAACACCCTGCAAGCCGCCTGCGCCATCCGCGGTGTCGCCTTCCCGCTTTAG
- a CDS encoding ATP-binding protein encodes MLHQMKRLLRKPSADPVVAGPVALQQRLEAENARLKSEVRRYANIINTSINPIWQRDAQLTIVYCNLAFSEVAEETAESVIALGDMELYKGHRSLAQKAWESGQEQLERRHIIVGGERRLYMIREVPMKGEGVIGYATHISELEQAQEEIQRHVSALRDLLESSTSAMAIYGRDTRLKFYNGAFVALWKMDEAWLDTEPTYGEVLEAMRDKRKLPEQANFKAFKQHQLKLFTTLIEPQEEFFYLPDGKTLRVIAIPHALGGILFAYEDVTDRLALERSYNTLIAVQRETLDNLHEGIVVLGENGRLTLCNPVFHKLWKLDGEFTATEPHIRDILGRAQALFVTDDWPRFLDNLVARFQQRQFLSLRFERADGSVIDCSCVPLPDGATLLSFIDVTDSTLVERSLRDRTQALETADRMKTEFLANMSYELRSPLTSISGFSEMLAHEYAGALSPMQKEYVGGIYQSSQHLGALIGDIIDLATIEAGFLKLDIRPFAIRGAIDSVIALLSERVKLQNLTIDVTVADAIDTILADETRVKQILINLLSNAVKVTKAKGRIELSVGPSKTHGVQLIVRDHGPGLDAERRAKLFDPFFRSGHVQGTDSVLSLSLVKSFMELHGGKVLVESEPGEGTAITCVFPKPLP; translated from the coding sequence ATGCTGCACCAGATGAAGCGTTTATTGCGTAAGCCGTCGGCGGACCCTGTGGTCGCCGGGCCGGTGGCGTTGCAGCAGCGGTTGGAAGCCGAAAACGCGCGCCTTAAATCCGAGGTGCGGCGGTATGCGAATATTATCAACACCTCGATCAACCCGATCTGGCAGCGCGATGCGCAGCTGACGATTGTCTATTGCAACCTTGCGTTCTCGGAAGTGGCGGAAGAGACGGCGGAAAGCGTGATCGCGCTGGGGGATATGGAGCTGTATAAAGGCCATCGCAGCCTCGCCCAAAAGGCATGGGAAAGCGGGCAGGAGCAGCTGGAGCGCCGCCATATCATCGTCGGCGGTGAGCGGCGGCTATACATGATCCGCGAAGTGCCGATGAAGGGCGAGGGCGTGATTGGTTACGCCACCCATATCAGCGAGCTGGAGCAGGCGCAGGAGGAGATCCAGCGCCATGTATCGGCGCTGCGCGATCTGCTCGAAAGCTCGACCTCGGCGATGGCGATTTATGGCCGTGACACGCGCCTGAAATTCTATAATGGTGCGTTCGTCGCGCTTTGGAAAATGGACGAAGCCTGGCTCGACACCGAACCGACCTATGGCGAAGTGCTCGAAGCCATGCGCGACAAACGCAAACTGCCCGAGCAGGCCAATTTCAAGGCGTTCAAGCAGCACCAGCTGAAGCTATTCACCACCCTGATCGAGCCGCAGGAGGAGTTTTTCTACCTGCCGGATGGCAAAACCCTGCGCGTCATCGCTATTCCGCATGCGCTGGGCGGCATCCTGTTTGCGTATGAGGATGTGACGGATCGCCTCGCCCTCGAACGGTCGTATAATACGCTGATCGCGGTGCAGCGCGAAACGCTCGATAACCTGCATGAAGGGATTGTGGTTTTGGGCGAGAATGGTCGCCTAACCCTGTGCAACCCGGTCTTCCACAAATTGTGGAAGTTGGATGGCGAATTTACCGCCACCGAGCCGCATATCCGCGATATTCTCGGCCGCGCGCAAGCGCTGTTCGTCACCGATGATTGGCCGCGGTTCCTCGATAACCTGGTGGCGCGCTTCCAGCAGCGCCAGTTCCTCTCGCTGCGTTTCGAGCGGGCGGATGGCAGCGTAATCGACTGCTCCTGTGTGCCGCTGCCGGACGGCGCGACGCTACTGAGCTTTATCGATGTTACGGATTCAACCCTTGTCGAGCGCTCCTTGCGCGACCGCACGCAGGCGCTCGAAACGGCGGACCGGATGAAGACCGAATTCCTCGCCAACATGTCGTATGAGTTGCGTTCGCCGTTGACGTCTATTTCCGGCTTCTCGGAAATGCTGGCGCATGAATATGCCGGGGCGCTGAGCCCGATGCAGAAGGAATATGTCGGTGGGATTTACCAATCTTCGCAGCATCTGGGCGCGCTGATCGGCGATATTATCGACCTTGCCACCATCGAGGCCGGGTTCCTGAAACTCGATATTCGGCCGTTCGCCATCCGCGGTGCGATTGATTCGGTGATCGCCCTGCTCAGCGAGCGGGTGAAGCTGCAGAACCTGACGATCGATGTCACGGTGGCGGATGCGATCGATACCATCCTGGCGGATGAAACGCGGGTGAAACAGATCCTCATCAACCTGCTCAGCAACGCGGTGAAAGTCACCAAAGCCAAGGGCCGGATCGAGCTTTCGGTCGGCCCCAGCAAAACCCACGGCGTGCAGCTCATTGTGCGCGATCACGGGCCGGGGCTGGATGCAGAGCGCCGCGCCAAGCTGTTTGACCCGTTCTTCCGCAGCGGCCATGTGCAGGGCACGGATTCGGTGCTCTCGCTCAGCCTGGTGAAAAGCTTCATGGAACTGCATGGCGGCAAGGTGCTGGTGGAATCCGAACCCGGCGAGGGCACGGCTATTACCTGCGTGTTTCCCAAGCCCCTACCTTAA
- a CDS encoding NAD(P)/FAD-dependent oxidoreductase: protein MTMPHSTINLTTDVAIIGAGPVGLFAIFELGMLKMKAVVIDTLPSPGGQCSALYPEKPIYDIPGFPSVDAADLIKNLEAQAAPFSPHYLLGEQVMQCSKLPSGDWQLVTNKGTSITAKAILIAAGCGAFGPNRPPLAGIETYEGTSVHYMVARREAFRDKEIVIAGGGDSAVDWAVSLAELAKKIYVVHRRDKFRAAPEMVDKMHALTQSGKVEMVVPYQLDGLEGDGTALSGVVVKSMDGEMRTLNAQHLLAFFGLSMELGPIANWGLGLTGNHITVDRGTMETSVPGIFAIGDIATYDHKLKLILCGFAEGAHAAHAIRDIVFPGVAYHFEYSTTKGVAA from the coding sequence ATGACCATGCCGCACAGCACCATAAACCTCACGACCGACGTCGCCATTATCGGCGCGGGACCGGTCGGGCTGTTCGCCATTTTCGAGCTGGGCATGCTGAAAATGAAGGCGGTCGTGATCGACACCCTGCCCTCGCCCGGCGGCCAGTGCAGCGCGCTTTACCCCGAAAAACCGATCTACGACATCCCCGGTTTCCCAAGCGTGGACGCGGCGGATCTCATCAAGAACCTCGAAGCCCAGGCCGCCCCGTTTTCGCCGCACTATCTGCTGGGCGAGCAGGTGATGCAGTGCAGCAAACTGCCCAGCGGCGACTGGCAACTGGTCACCAACAAAGGCACCAGCATCACCGCCAAGGCCATCCTGATCGCTGCCGGGTGCGGCGCGTTTGGCCCCAACCGCCCACCGCTGGCGGGGATTGAAACCTACGAAGGCACCAGCGTCCACTATATGGTCGCCCGCCGGGAAGCATTCCGGGATAAGGAAATCGTCATTGCCGGCGGCGGCGATTCCGCGGTCGATTGGGCTGTCTCGCTCGCCGAGCTTGCCAAGAAAATCTACGTCGTCCACCGCCGCGATAAATTCCGCGCCGCGCCCGAGATGGTCGATAAAATGCACGCCCTCACCCAAAGCGGCAAGGTTGAGATGGTCGTCCCCTACCAGCTCGACGGGCTCGAAGGCGATGGCACGGCACTCAGCGGCGTTGTCGTGAAGAGCATGGATGGGGAAATGCGCACGCTCAATGCGCAGCATCTGCTCGCCTTCTTCGGCCTTTCCATGGAGCTTGGCCCCATCGCCAATTGGGGCCTTGGCCTCACCGGCAACCACATCACGGTCGATCGCGGCACGATGGAAACCAGCGTTCCGGGCATCTTCGCCATCGGCGATATCGCGACCTACGACCATAAACTCAAACTCATCCTCTGCGGTTTTGCGGAAGGCGCCCATGCCGCCCACGCCATCCGCGATATTGTCTTCCCGGGCGTTGCCTACCATTTCGAATACTCCACCACCAAGGGGGTGGCCGCATGA
- the ahcY gene encoding adenosylhomocysteinase — protein MSAAAKATAPATDYKVADIGLAGWGRREIALAEVEMPGLMATRKEYGAAQPLKGARIVGCLHMTIQTAVLIETLTALGAQVRWSSCNIYSTQDQAAAAVAAAGVPVFAWKGETEEEYEWCIEQTITGPNGWTPNMILDDGGDLTRIMHEKYPAMLADVRGVSEETTTGVHRLLEMEKDGKLMIPAFNVNDSVTKSKFDNLYGCRESLLDGIKQATNVMIAGKMAVVCGYGDVGKGCAAALRGQGARVVVTEIDPICALQAAMEGYQVLTLEDIQAQADIFVTTTGNRDIITLDHMRAMKDRAIVCNIGHFDTEIQVASLRNMKWHEVKPQVDEIEFPDGKRIILLAQGRLVNLGCANGHPSFVMSSSFTNQVLAQIELWTNAKAYDKKVYVLPKHLDEKVAALHLAHVGAKLTKLSKEQAEYLGVNANGPFKKDNYRY, from the coding sequence ATGTCCGCCGCCGCTAAAGCTACCGCACCCGCCACCGATTATAAAGTCGCCGATATCGGCCTTGCTGGCTGGGGCCGCCGCGAAATCGCGCTTGCTGAAGTTGAAATGCCCGGCCTGATGGCGACCCGTAAGGAATATGGTGCTGCCCAGCCGCTCAAAGGCGCGCGCATCGTCGGCTGCCTGCACATGACCATCCAGACCGCGGTGCTGATCGAAACGCTGACCGCCCTTGGTGCGCAGGTGCGTTGGAGCAGCTGCAACATCTATTCGACACAGGACCAGGCTGCTGCAGCGGTGGCCGCTGCGGGCGTGCCGGTGTTCGCATGGAAAGGCGAGACCGAGGAAGAATACGAATGGTGCATCGAGCAGACCATCACCGGCCCAAACGGTTGGACGCCCAACATGATCCTCGATGATGGCGGCGACCTGACCCGCATCATGCACGAGAAATACCCTGCCATGCTGGCCGATGTACGCGGCGTGTCGGAAGAAACCACCACCGGCGTTCACCGCCTGCTGGAAATGGAAAAAGACGGCAAGTTGATGATCCCGGCATTCAACGTGAATGACTCGGTGACCAAATCGAAATTCGATAACCTTTATGGCTGCCGCGAGTCGCTGCTCGATGGCATCAAGCAAGCCACCAACGTGATGATCGCCGGTAAAATGGCCGTAGTGTGCGGTTATGGCGATGTGGGCAAAGGCTGCGCTGCCGCGCTGCGCGGCCAGGGCGCGCGCGTGGTGGTCACCGAGATCGATCCGATCTGCGCATTGCAGGCGGCGATGGAAGGCTATCAGGTGCTGACGCTGGAAGATATTCAGGCCCAGGCCGATATTTTCGTCACCACCACCGGCAACCGCGACATCATCACCCTCGACCATATGCGGGCGATGAAAGACCGTGCGATCGTCTGCAATATCGGCCATTTCGACACCGAGATTCAGGTCGCTTCCCTGCGCAACATGAAGTGGCATGAAGTGAAGCCGCAGGTCGATGAAATCGAGTTCCCGGATGGTAAGCGCATTATCCTGCTCGCCCAGGGCCGTCTGGTGAACTTGGGTTGCGCCAATGGCCACCCAAGCTTTGTCATGAGCTCGAGCTTCACCAACCAGGTGCTGGCGCAAATCGAACTCTGGACCAACGCCAAGGCCTACGACAAAAAAGTCTATGTGTTGCCCAAGCATCTCGACGAGAAAGTCGCGGCGCTGCACCTCGCCCATGTCGGCGCCAAGCTGACCAAGCTCAGCAAGGAGCAAGCCGAGTATCTGGGCGTCAACGCGAATGGCCCGTTCAAGAAGGATAATTACCGCTACTAA